The Cryptomeria japonica chromosome 2, Sugi_1.0, whole genome shotgun sequence region taaacttttgattacaaactaattttgtttgcaaattaattactatcttgtagtttgtacctccattaattacaatttacaatgcaacaaattatgttgctgcaggtagactattgatggagaggcacccatctatagtttggactccatgtgctgctcattgcattgacctcatgttggaggatattggaaaaatcccatgggtcaagagatgtgtagaaagggcaagaaatgtctgcaaatttgtatataatcattcatgggtgttggctcttatgagacaatacacagagcagaaggagttgcatcgtccaggaatcacaagatttgccacaaacttcctcacattgcaatccatgcttaggtctaagcctgccttgagacgtatgattgttggtgaggagtggtcttcctcatcctatgctaccacccctgcagggatagagatggcagactgcatttttgatgagcaaggcttttgggtcccttgtgatgagatagtgaaggtaatttttttataaattctacaatttagcttcatgttttataagttattatatgtattctcttatttgctcatttttctaaattacacaatattttcaattttgcagtttgttaagcccttggtggttttgttgcgagttgcggatggagataagcccgcaatgggctatatatatgagggcatggatagggtgaAGGAGGCCATCAAATTCGTCTATGgagcagatgagagcaagtatggtcccatttgggagatcattgataggagatggcatcatcagctacataggcccatccatgcggcagcctattatctgaatccggcattccgttttatcccttctttcaaggctgatgcagaggtccttaatgggctatatgcaatcatggagaagatgggacctacTGGTACTTCTCAaatagacctttttcgagagctatagatgttctcagatgcacaaggggagaccttctctcatcctgtcgccaaagacggtaggacaactatgatgccaggtaaaaataaattgttaggcttaattttagttttattcaatactatattgtaacttgttaaatgagttcatgagtgaaactaattttatttatttttctcatttcaaactcagatcattggtggagcttttttggcccagagacaccaaatgttcagaagttggccattcgtatcttgagccaaccatgcaacgcatcaggttgtgagcgcaattggactatgtttgagcacatacactccaagagacgcaatagattatctgtggagaagatgaatgatctcgtctttgttcactacaacctccgcctgagaatgagaaagaatgcaacacttgacatgtctcctatcattctagatgaggttgatcttgaagcagagtgggccaatgagaatcagacagctcctgggactcctacagctgtatttagtgatgatgacattgattggttcgaccaggtagatatagaggctgaggctgtagccatggcagaggaggagcagagaacacgagcagagacaggaaatactgagagtcggagtgacacagttgttcctgatgttggtgagcatgacacagccgttcctgatgttggtgagcatggcatggtgtcacggggagcaacTATGGTtgctgaatcatccaggacctactttaaacgccttcgcagggggccagggcgagaggTTGCACGGCCATCtcagccataggcttgtacacttgtagttgtatttagttttactatttacctttggtatttgtatgaaaaatttgatgatgatcatatgatgacatggattttttattccatgagttttgtaatattgtatacatttgacaatatttatatatctatgtttcttATTTCCTtgagctacaatttgcgtttatgcttatgtgattgatgtatacttgtgtatgtaatcaaatgagccgagtttaatgatgtttttgtgtctttaaggtgtattcaataaagggtgtctgaaacaagttttaaatctttaaaaatcgctaaattttttgagtttttcactttcccgagtccagccgagtctggagccgagtccgacgccgagtcccgagtccgagtcggccttgccgagtccgagttccgtttctttgataaggacacaaattccatgctcaaatttcccaattcctcgtcctttaaaaccttgttttgtaattatattaaagccacaactataagaatgttgcaattgactagatggaggaacatgatcacgaatatctttgaaatctgatgtgtaaagaggcagaaaaggatttgtagatgaaggaggagtatcatgtggaatgagaatctctttgcctttatcaagcttatcctttttggaagattggggaggaatatcttcatcatccaaaagctcatttttagtgatttctatgcgaggagaaaggtcgtgaataaaatgcatgacatcatcctctctacatagactttgatgttgaagataggtcttaggagaataaggaggatctaaagatgtaagaatgttgatgttgtcatattgcccaccttgctcaagggtatgtgtagaagaagaaaatggatccatattactttccaatgcttgttctcttgtagaaagatcattgggtaaagcattagatctcatttcatccacacaagataccctaggagaggtacaaaggttaggatTTCTAGGTttatgatctacaaaagctttaaggtgattaacataggaaatgcatgttgttaacaacatcaccatgatacaacataaatgatacatgaaagctttgagctctaacaatttggaaatcctaacaacacaatatgaccaagtgttatgaagaaagagaagcaacaagaaatggaagaaactcttatccaacacatgataaatatatgtaaAAATTAGTGTAATCACATgcaaaagagcaagtaaatccaatttattaattgtcattaaaagtctcttaattgaaatttgaatttgctggaaaagcaaatctaaaattaggaccttttaatGAAAATTagttttaagatttgaatttgatgaattttgaatttgtgttcgaccttagagagtgttaaaattgataaagtacgctgaTTTTCTGGATCTGAGCAGAAAAATAAAGTCAATTCtgtctcctgaaatttcgggaaaaaagttgaggaccgtgaCAGGAACACAcaatccaaccaacttttttcgaattttttagggatgatagagattCTGATTTTAATGCTGAATTCAATAAaacaactgattttgagatgtctagatcggtcaaaattgCAATCAAAGGTCaaaaatgaaaagatcttaaaaattagggttttatgatttaaccactgaattttcagaataaagagacagatttgaattgcaattttgaaatagaaattagatctaaaacaagcaatttaaaattttacacctcacaagcttaattttctcaaaattaaaatttagggtttttatgcaattaacctctaaaatttgcaaatagatcaaacttgaaaatgaaaatttgaaactcaaattgcaattaattagatctaaACATGAGAAATCGGAGTTAATGTGTAaaacgttgggttcaccaaaatgtaaagtggaaaattggatcctagtgactccccaacTAGGAGAGAGagaggaagccactaggatgattttcacttaggaaggaactttacattcaaaagagaggtcgaatccactagatccaaattcgagggaaacaaggatgtgaattctgagtggattgcaagtggttgaagtatgatttaccctcttttgtaaatgagaaagttgacttgttgattatgtggaaaagagagaggaaatgagtgaaatgaagtgCTACTAGTTCGGGATtgtgttgtaacttcggatctgagctaattacaCTGACgcggatctaccctgcaaatttggagaaaagtcgtcgggaccgTGGTAGGGATGTACATGGTCcgccaaaaaatccacgaaacgaaaagtattcttctgtctctgcaaatgaagcccaaacctgcaattacagttgtgcacctgcaacctacacacagaaaagagaagaaagggaggttgtggataggggtttgcctcaatcaaacctcaGTTgatgaatcaaccttgaaagaatgtaattgaaaatgcttgaatgtaaacaatggaaatgtatagcttgtagatctgcaacttgttgatgataattgctttgcttcttgaatgtaaccacaaatgttgtatgaaatggcatgtaacatgacaaaaccctaagacacacacacacatgcttgcaaatgaatgttgtaatgttgctccaatggatgaatgtagaagacttaaatgcttgaattcttgatgcttgatgatgaccttgaaatcttgtatcttctacTTATGCTCTTTATTTGTCCTTTCATTGCCCATCCATCCccgaatgagggtattgaattcccttttatacatgccttaggattaactttcaaccaccgaaggccgacaaagaggaataacaagcctcaaagacaagaaatgcataggagaccGGGTAGACCCGACATAGGGCCACCCTAGGAgatggggacaggggtgccacgccactatccaagggggacaagggcgccacgcccctgtcctggcgtattttggggcccgaacagggtctaaagcagacacaagccatgaaggaggaagagagaaAGGTTGAAAATGCAAGAATAGGTCCCGGTTAGGGAAGGAGATCTCGTCGCCAAAGTGaggacctgttgtgacgttttcacacatcgccccattgcaaatggggacccctacctttttgctttctagggttagtttagtttgcttggtTGCCTGGTCTtggctattagtctttgcattgaagggtgccagggggctcattaggatagcaagctctgcttgagtcaggtggatctcctcaagaggtcaggtcaattgagtgattaggggttatttagatcattcctagggtattttttgtgtactatctgatcgcacttcaagttgctaaatcaaaccttggttgaatgcataatgtcctcctaggtcccatcccttacatcaaggacagAGCGAATTCACCTtaagaagtctggaatgtcatcatgatcctcaaatgtcctaaaattttgctaagtctggaatgtcatcctgattctgaaatttgactaagtctagaaaattgaagaaccctccaaaaactagattttgcattataactcctggaggtctgaaaccactctcaaacatcttgacaatatatatggaatataacttaaagtataagaaattatacttaaatgttatattccatatatgaatcctaatggagagactaacatgtcaaatttcgctcccgaccctttggaagggtcaagagtgaaatttgaCATGTTAGTCTCTCTTCTTGGTCACAATTTGCCTCATATATCTTATCCCTATGGTGTGATTGAGAGAGTATTGATGTGTGAAACGAAGAAATGTGATGGAAAGTGAAGGATTTAagcataattgcaaatttcgctcctgacccttccaaagggtctagagcgaaatttcccAAAGGACCTAAGTCTTCACCTAAGTCATTGAATGGTTGGGCGAATTTGCAAAGAGAGGGAAGGAAATGCATTAAGGATTAAGTCTAAAGCGAAATCAAGTCAAATTGAAGGTAAATTGAGtctagaataggaatttcgctcctgacccttccaaaaggtccagagcgaattcctctataggacatGTTGAGCATTGATTTTAAATCAATAGAATTCCATGGTTTCAACTGAAACTACAGAAGTTTTCTTAAAAAATATGTAAATCaaccatgcccttaagaattttgatagaacccttATCATTTTCATCGACATCAGAATTCAAAAAACTATCGCTCAAACCGAAGCCATCAGATATGCATATTAGTCCTTTACCGAAGTATCTAATCTGACCGAAATGATACATCTGCTGTATCAAAGAAACTCATCAGTATTTCATCGACAAATGACTTATCGAACTAACTTGAACCTCTATGAGTTCCAAAACTAGC contains the following coding sequences:
- the LOC131044394 gene encoding uncharacterized protein LOC131044394, producing the protein MERHPSIVWTPCAAHCIDLMLEDIGKIPWVKRCVERARNVCKFVYNHSWVLALMRQYTEQKELHRPGITRFATNFLTLQSMLRSKPALRRMIVGEEWSSSSYATTPAGIEMADCIFDEQGFWVPCDEIVKFVKPLVVLLRVADGDKPAMGYIYEGMDRVKEAIKFVYGADESKYGPIWEIIDRRWHHQLHRPIHAAAYYLNPAFRFIPSFKADAEVLNGLYAIMEKMGPTGTSQIDLFREL